A portion of the Edaphobacter lichenicola genome contains these proteins:
- the mqnE gene encoding aminofutalosine synthase MqnE, which produces MSSLSAAPRPRHSFQTDDAALLPIAAKVQQGERLSFDDGVTLYRSGDILAVGWLANLVRERMHGDIAYFNVNRHINPTNVCMASCRLCAFGRKKGEAGTYTMALEEAWETAASGYSEAVTEFHIVGGLHPDLPFEYFMDLVRGLKVRFPKVHVKAFTMVEVAFLAKRAKMTIPETLAHMKAAGVDSMPGGGAEIFADRVRHIICDHKIDGSEWLDTARMAHQIGLRSNATMLYGHVENEEDRVDHLLKLRAVQDETGGFQTFIPLSFHPDNTALAHIPRATGMLDLRQIAVGRLMLDNFPHIKSYWQMVSPKMAQISLRFGADDIDGTVIEEKIYHDAGATTPQGMRRADLVRLITEAGREPFERDTMYRAVTRSEDSFTVAV; this is translated from the coding sequence ATGAGTTCTTTATCCGCCGCTCCACGCCCTCGCCACTCGTTCCAGACAGACGATGCTGCACTTTTGCCCATTGCGGCGAAGGTGCAACAGGGCGAGAGGCTTAGCTTTGACGATGGGGTGACGCTCTATCGGAGCGGCGATATCCTCGCAGTGGGCTGGCTGGCAAACCTTGTGCGGGAGCGTATGCACGGGGACATCGCGTATTTCAATGTCAACCGGCATATTAACCCAACCAACGTTTGCATGGCGTCCTGCCGTTTATGCGCGTTCGGACGCAAAAAGGGAGAAGCCGGGACCTACACGATGGCGCTCGAAGAAGCTTGGGAGACGGCAGCTTCGGGGTATTCGGAGGCCGTGACCGAGTTTCATATTGTTGGCGGACTGCACCCAGATCTGCCGTTTGAATATTTCATGGATTTGGTTCGCGGGCTCAAGGTTCGTTTTCCGAAGGTTCACGTAAAGGCCTTCACCATGGTGGAGGTGGCGTTTCTGGCCAAGCGCGCGAAGATGACGATTCCGGAGACGCTTGCTCACATGAAGGCCGCAGGGGTGGATTCGATGCCAGGTGGTGGTGCAGAGATCTTTGCGGATCGGGTGCGGCATATTATCTGCGACCACAAGATTGACGGCAGTGAGTGGCTCGATACAGCGCGCATGGCGCACCAGATTGGGTTGCGGTCGAACGCGACCATGCTGTACGGGCATGTGGAGAACGAAGAAGATCGCGTAGACCACTTGCTGAAGCTGCGTGCAGTGCAAGATGAGACTGGCGGGTTTCAGACATTTATTCCGCTATCGTTTCATCCGGATAATACGGCGTTGGCTCACATTCCAAGAGCGACTGGAATGCTGGATCTTCGGCAGATCGCTGTGGGGCGGCTGATGCTGGACAACTTTCCGCATATAAAGAGCTATTGGCAGATGGTTTCGCCGAAGATGGCACAGATCTCTCTGCGATTTGGCGCGGACGACATTGATGGAACGGTGATCGAGGAGAAGATCTACCACGATGCCGGAGCAACGACTCCGCAGGGTATGCGGCGGGCGGATCTGGTTCGGTTGATTACCGAGGCTGGCCGCGAGCCGTTTGAGCGCGACACTATGTATCGAGCTGTGACAAGAAGCGAAGACAGCTTTACTGTTGCCGTGTAA